From Vitis vinifera cultivar Pinot Noir 40024 chromosome 14, ASM3070453v1, a single genomic window includes:
- the LOC100245735 gene encoding cystinosin homolog translates to MASWNSTPLEIISQVFGWSAFFCWSVGGYPQVILNYRRKSVVGLNFNFVVLNSTKQLSYLIYNAVLYFSPAVQRQYREKYGVEQMIPVAANDVAFSIHAVVLIAFTWFQIAIYERGTQKVSKISIGIVSAAWLSAAVCVIIAWPSHSWLWLISVFNTIQVALATIKYIPQAFMNFRRKSTDGFSIGNILFDLSGGVANYAQMTVQSINQGSWVNFYGNIGKLLISLVSVFFDLVFISQHYLLYPGKKVGKCPKLGDESREPLIKSVDHPQSENV, encoded by the exons ATGGCCTCGTGGAATTCGACTCCGCTGGAAATCATATCTCAAGTATTCGGATGGTCGGCTTTCTTTTGCTGGTCCGTGGGTGGCTACCCTCAAGTCATTTTAAATTACCGaagaaaaag TGTTGTGGGGTTGAACTTCAATTTCGTGGTGCTCAACTCGACGAAGCAGTTGTCGTATTTGATATACAACGCGGTTCTCTACTTTAGCCCTGCTGTCCAGAGGCAGTACCGTGAGAAATATGGAGTCGAACAG ATGATACCTGTGGCTGCAAATGATGTTGCTTTCTCAATTCATGCTGTTGTCTTGATAGCATTTACTTGGTTCCAAATTGCAATCTATGAG CGTGGAACTCAGAAGGTTTCCAAGATTTCCATTGGAATTGTTTCTGCTGCATGGTTATCAGCTGCAGTTTGTGTGATCATAGCTTGGCCAAGCCATTCTTGGCTTTGGCTGATTTCAGTCTTCAA CACAATACAAGTTGCTTTGGCGACCATCAAATACATTCCGCAG gCATTTATGAACTTTCGGCGAAAGAGCACAGATGGATTTAGCATTGGCAACATTTTATTCGATCTAAGTGGAGGAGTGGCTAATTATGCACAGATGACAGTGCAGTCTATCAACCAAG GTTCTTGGGTGAACTTCTATGGAAACATAGGAAAGCTCTTGATATCTCTG GTATCAGTGTTCTTTGACCTTGTCTTCATTAGCCAACACTACTTGCTATATCCTGGGAAGAAAGTGGGTAAATGTCCTAAACTTGGTGATGAGAGTAGGGAGCCACTTATCAAGTCCGTTGATCACCCACAGTCAGAAAATGTATAA
- the LOC100268057 gene encoding uncharacterized protein LOC100268057: MASAVMKKTLTSIKNPLILRGLSSHTLRFSAVATARNPESEGASSSFTFNEKNSDKDDSIHVKGPSSNPRRETTSVTMPMSFMTGSIVGKRFYKQASTREADDGNGWTVMLDYRTLKTPSKRPLKLPTLSLAKAIAAEWEYQQTDGIRPFTMPLMKLACTALERVPLTRMKIIEYLMKKFHQDLVFCRAPGDSDLTIGVLERQVEKIDPLLQWVESQFGFKPIVYSSFFGGKQEDGLVNAIENLLKKTDDCELAAIDAIASAAHSLTIAIGIFRGKLQIEEAIELIRLEEDLQVDKWGLVEGGHDVDVADLKVQISSAAAFLGLSRRY, from the exons ATGGCTTCTGCAGTGATGAAGAAAACCCTAACTTCAATCAAAAACCCTCTCATCCTCCGAGGACTCTCCTCCCATACCCTCCGATTCAGCGCCGTCGCCACCGCCAGAAACCCTGAATCGGAGGGTGCATCATCGTCCTTTACGTTCAACGAGAAGAACAGTGATAAGGATGATAGTATACATGTCAAAGGTCCAAGCTCGAATCCCCGACGCGAAACGACGTCGGTGACGATGCCGATGTCGTTCATGACGGGATCAATCGTGGGTAAGAGGTTCTACAAGCAAGCGAGTACTAGAGAGGCTGATGATGGAAATGGTTGGACAGTGATGCTTGATTACAGAACGCTCAAGACTCCTTCCAAGAGGCCCCTCAAGCTCCCTACGCTCTCTCTCGCTAAGGCTATAGCTGCTGAATGGGAGTATCAG CAAACAGATGGGATCAGACCCTTTACCATGCCTCTCATGAAACTCGCGTGTACTGCGCTTGAAAGGGTTCCCCTCACACGGATGAAGATTATTGAATATTTGATGAAGAAGTTTCATCAAGATTTAGTTTTCTGTCGCGCTCCTGGGGATAGTGATCTCACTATTGGTGTCCTTG AACGGCAAGTGGAGAAAATTGATCCTTTACTGCAATGGGTAGAATCACAGTTTGGCTTTAAGCCAATAGTGTACTCGAGTTTTTTTGGTGGTAAACAGGAGGATGGTCTTGTAAATGCTATTGAAAACCTTTTGAAGAAAACAGATGACTGTGAATTGGCAGCCATAGATGCAATTGCTTCAGCAGCACATTCTTTAACCATTGCTATTGGAATATTTCGTGGGAAATTACAGATTGAGGAGGCCATTGAGTTGATTAGACTTGAAGAAGATTTGcag GTGGACAAGTGGGGTCTGGTCGAAGGTGGTCATGATGTTGATGTTGCTGATCTCAAAGTACAAATTTCATCTGCTGCTGCATTCCTAGGACTTTCCAGGAGATACTGA
- the LOC100262907 gene encoding succinate dehydrogenase [ubiquinone] iron-sulfur subunit 1, mitochondrial, translating to MATGLLRRGMSRVPGQAAKLLRSRAHATGAQSSEVNSEVAKTLKTFSIYRWNPDNPSKPELQNYQINLKDCGPMVLDALIKIKNEMDPTLTFRRSCREGICGSCAMNIDGCNGLACLTKIPSGESSTVTPLPHMFVIKDLVVDMTNFYNQYKSIEPWLKRKTPPPTPGKEIPQSKKDRAKLDGMYECILCACCSTSCPSYWWNPESYLGPAALLHANRWISDSRDEYTKERLDAVCDEFKLYRCHTILNCARACPKGLNPGKQIATIKQRHIADAI from the exons ATGGCGACTGGTCTGTTACGCCGAGGCATGTCTAGGGTTCCGGGGCAAGCGGCGAAGCTTCTCCGATCACGAGCCCACGCAACCGGAGCTCAGTCCAGCGAGGTGAATTCAGAAGTCGCCAAAACTCTGAAGACCTTCTCAATCTACCGATGGAACCCCGATAACCCTTCCAAACCTGAGCTTCAAAACTACCAGATCAATCTCAAGGATTGCGGTCCCATGGTTCTCGACGCCCTAATCAAGATCAAGAACGAAATGGATCCGACACTCACTTTCCGCCGATCGTGCCGGGAGGGCATTTGCGGGTCGTGCGCGATGAATATCGACGGTTGCAACGGCCTGGCCTGTCTCACGAAGATCCCCTCTGGCGAGTCGTCTACGGTCACGCCGTTGCCGCATATGTTCGTGATAAAAGATCTGGTGGTGGACATGACGAATTTCTATAACCAGTACAAGAGCATAGAGCCGTGGTTGAAGAGGAAGACCCCACCACCGACGCCGGGGAAGGAGATTCCCCAGAGCAAGAAGGATCGGGCCAAGCTTGACGGGATGTACGAGTGCATTCTATGCGCTTGCTGTAGCACATCCTGCCCCAGCTACTGGTGGAACCCCGAGTCATATCTGGGTCCGGCTGCTCTGCTCCACGCTAAtag ATGGATTAGTGATAGCCGTGACGAATACACCAAGGAGAGGCTTGATGCAGTATGTGATGAATTCAAGCTTTACCGCTGTCATACGATATTGAACTGTGCCCGGGCCTGCCCAAAGGGATTGAATCCTGGAAAGCAGATTGCAACAATTAAGCAGCGACACATTGCAGATGCCATTTAA
- the LOC100853255 gene encoding protein NOI4 codes for MASQDKGRPLPKFGEWDVNNPASAEGFTVIFSKARDEKKTNGAAAGGGGAQNIDNHKQDPNFPDTPLKRWFCCF; via the exons ATGGCGTCG CAGGACAAGGGTCGGCCTTTGCCCAAATTTGGGGAGTGGGATGTGAACAATCCTGCCTCTGCGGAAGGATTTACAGTCATATTTAGCAAAGCTAGAGATGAGAAGAAAACCAATGGGGCGGCTGCTGGGGGCGGCGGGGCACAAAACATCGATAATCACAAGCAAGACCCAAATTTTCCTGATACCCCATTG aAGAGGTGGTTCTGCTGTTTTTGA